A region from the Thermoplasmatales archaeon genome encodes:
- a CDS encoding Archaeal Lon protease has product MGTPFLNANFEELPDTSYVKIPSNPLDRVIGQNEAVRMAMIAARQRRHLLLVGPPGVGKSMIAQAMSFYIQRPREEIRVVHNPQYPERPFVEVKSADEVNAEALELGSVEGMVLEPENVPVSVAERLGYRCPKCGFYSIYTEQVCPNCNSPKVQVNPQGPFGDVFNVIGAAFGVQSNSERVTSTRKFGDREEVIVYERAGENIRILDEKTLERKRKMEKKSPSKVIVPLDRNPFVLATGASETELLGDVRHDPYGGHPQLGTLPYERVIAGSVHEAHEGVLFIDEITHLGNLQRFILTAMQERNFPITGRNPQSAGASVRVDKVPANFILVAACNIQDLQYILSPLRSRIVGSGYEILMETTIPDTMENRTKYIQFIAQEIIVDGKIPHMAMDAATMIIDEGSRRAKEIDHKEKSLTLKLRELGGLIRAAGDICVSEEGKLIEKRHVKEALNMYLPVEEKIKKYYGNFGAAVSSEATDSQKQSDYFSNYHNYRDDRSYQ; this is encoded by the coding sequence ATGGGAACGCCATTCCTGAATGCAAATTTTGAGGAACTTCCTGACACATCGTATGTGAAGATTCCCAGCAATCCATTAGACAGAGTCATAGGCCAGAATGAAGCTGTAAGAATGGCGATGATAGCTGCCAGGCAGAGAAGACACCTTCTGCTGGTTGGACCTCCCGGGGTTGGTAAGTCAATGATTGCTCAGGCAATGTCTTTTTACATCCAGAGACCCAGAGAGGAAATCAGGGTTGTGCACAACCCACAATATCCCGAGCGCCCATTTGTAGAAGTAAAGAGTGCTGATGAGGTGAATGCCGAGGCCCTGGAACTTGGGTCCGTTGAAGGCATGGTTTTGGAACCAGAGAATGTGCCCGTCAGCGTTGCTGAGAGATTGGGATATAGGTGCCCTAAATGCGGGTTTTATTCTATCTATACAGAGCAGGTTTGCCCAAATTGCAACTCTCCAAAAGTCCAGGTAAATCCACAGGGACCTTTTGGCGACGTCTTCAATGTGATAGGGGCTGCATTCGGAGTACAGAGCAACAGTGAGCGAGTCACTTCCACAAGAAAATTTGGGGACAGGGAAGAAGTTATTGTTTATGAGAGAGCCGGAGAAAACATCAGGATACTTGACGAGAAGACTCTTGAACGAAAGAGGAAGATGGAAAAGAAGAGCCCGAGCAAGGTCATTGTACCGCTTGACAGGAACCCTTTCGTCCTTGCAACCGGAGCCAGCGAAACTGAGTTGCTGGGGGACGTAAGACATGATCCGTACGGTGGGCATCCGCAACTGGGTACGCTCCCATATGAAAGGGTGATTGCTGGATCTGTCCATGAAGCGCATGAAGGAGTCCTTTTCATAGATGAGATCACGCACCTCGGAAACCTGCAGAGATTCATCTTGACTGCCATGCAGGAGAGAAATTTCCCTATAACAGGACGAAACCCCCAGAGCGCCGGAGCAAGCGTCAGGGTGGATAAGGTCCCTGCAAACTTTATCCTTGTGGCAGCCTGCAATATCCAGGACCTGCAGTACATTTTGAGCCCGTTGAGATCCAGGATTGTAGGAAGCGGCTATGAGATACTTATGGAAACTACGATACCGGATACAATGGAAAACCGGACCAAATACATCCAGTTCATAGCCCAGGAGATCATAGTGGATGGAAAGATTCCGCACATGGCCATGGATGCTGCAACCATGATAATAGATGAGGGTTCCAGGAGGGCAAAGGAGATTGATCATAAAGAGAAGTCACTTACCCTGAAGCTTCGGGAACTTGGCGGCCTGATCAGGGCAGCTGGCGACATTTGCGTTTCAGAAGAGGGAAAGCTCATCGAGAAGAGGCACGTTAAGGAAGCTTTGAATATGTACCTGCCAGTTGAGGAAAAGATCAAGAAATATTATGGAAACTTCGGTGCTGCAGTCTCGTCCGAGGCTACGGACTCACAGAAGCAGAGCGATTACTTTTCTAATTACCACAATTACAGGGATGACCGTTCCTACCAGTGA
- a CDS encoding hypothetical protein (C-terminal processing peptidase) yields MNITYTLEMENSHTHFFKVTMRLEDVTEERVMLTMPAWTPGSYAILDFAKNVRKLKAISDAGETLTTAKKDKSTWVTSCSGTKNITISYEVYADEFTVHTSHLDSTHAFVLGTSVFLYIEGYKDQALELAVVPPADWKISTGLEKIAENRFRAINYDILVDSPLEIGTHRSLFFEVDGKQHEIAIYGHGNENEAALLKDIPRIVSVFSKMFNQLPFRKYLFIYHLVPEGGQGGGLEHLNSTTIDVEKFTFQPRDRYLDFLSVTSHEYFHLWNVKRIRPAELGPFNYREENYTTMLWVSEGITSYYEWVALYRSGIISEEEYLKHILEYIRYYELLPGSKIESASDSSFDSWIKLYRPSPNNTNSYVSYYLKGEILGFLLSLRISEATNGSKSLDDVMRHLFEKYKKDGRGFVEKDLLSALKDVSGRDFTEFYTRFVRGTEKIDFDAEVARIGVKIKRGYKSIDNSEPAEKAYMGIFTKTDNGKIAVSSVLEGSPAFIAGINAGDELVAINRMKFSDLFLKNIRDDIKAIKTDNPYIFRPGETVNVDLFRRGMLYTIKVLLAPAPPEYFQPVIDQGEKLTAIRTRVIAG; encoded by the coding sequence ATGAATATAACTTATACGCTTGAGATGGAGAATTCACATACCCACTTCTTCAAGGTAACAATGAGGCTTGAGGACGTAACCGAAGAGAGAGTTATGCTTACCATGCCTGCCTGGACACCGGGATCCTATGCAATTCTTGACTTTGCTAAAAATGTGAGGAAGCTGAAGGCAATTTCAGATGCTGGCGAAACCCTTACTACGGCAAAGAAAGATAAGTCTACCTGGGTGACTTCATGCTCCGGGACAAAGAACATCACGATTAGCTATGAGGTTTATGCGGATGAGTTTACGGTTCATACGAGTCACCTGGACTCCACACATGCTTTTGTGCTTGGAACCAGCGTATTTCTTTATATTGAAGGGTACAAAGACCAAGCACTGGAACTTGCCGTGGTACCTCCTGCAGACTGGAAAATTTCTACCGGACTCGAGAAAATAGCTGAAAACAGGTTTAGGGCCATTAATTATGACATTCTTGTAGATTCCCCACTGGAGATAGGGACACACAGGAGTCTCTTTTTTGAAGTGGATGGAAAACAGCATGAAATTGCCATATATGGCCACGGGAACGAAAATGAGGCTGCACTGCTGAAAGATATCCCCCGTATAGTGTCTGTATTTTCAAAAATGTTCAACCAGCTGCCATTCAGGAAGTACCTTTTCATTTACCACCTGGTTCCGGAAGGGGGACAGGGAGGCGGACTGGAACACCTGAACTCCACTACAATAGATGTGGAGAAATTCACCTTCCAGCCAAGAGACAGGTACCTTGATTTCCTGTCAGTGACTTCGCATGAGTACTTTCACCTGTGGAATGTAAAGAGGATAAGGCCAGCGGAACTTGGACCATTCAATTACAGGGAAGAAAATTACACAACAATGCTTTGGGTAAGTGAAGGTATAACCAGTTACTACGAGTGGGTTGCTCTCTACAGGTCTGGAATCATATCCGAAGAGGAATACCTGAAGCACATCCTTGAATACATAAGATACTACGAGCTCCTGCCAGGCTCAAAAATAGAATCAGCCTCCGATTCATCCTTTGACTCATGGATAAAACTTTATCGCCCCTCCCCGAACAACACGAACAGCTATGTATCATACTACCTGAAAGGTGAGATCCTTGGATTCCTGCTTAGTCTCCGGATTTCGGAGGCAACAAATGGGTCCAAGAGCCTTGATGATGTCATGAGGCACCTCTTTGAAAAGTACAAGAAAGATGGGAGAGGCTTCGTTGAGAAAGACCTTCTCTCGGCACTCAAGGACGTGTCCGGACGTGATTTCACTGAATTTTACACCAGATTTGTAAGGGGAACTGAGAAGATAGATTTCGATGCTGAGGTCGCCAGGATAGGCGTGAAAATCAAGAGAGGATACAAGAGTATAGACAATAGTGAACCCGCTGAAAAGGCATATATGGGCATATTCACCAAAACGGATAACGGAAAGATTGCAGTCTCTTCAGTCCTAGAGGGTTCACCTGCTTTCATCGCCGGAATCAATGCCGGTGACGAGCTTGTAGCCATTAACCGCATGAAGTTCTCAGATCTGTTCCTGAAAAATATTAGGGATGATATAAAAGCAATAAAGACTGATAATCCGTACATATTCAGGCCTGGTGAAACGGTGAATGTGGACCTGTTCAGGAGAGGCATGCTTTACACAATAAAAGTCCTGCTGGCTCCGGCTCCACCAGAGTACTTTCAGCCAGTGATCGATCAGGGCGAGAAGCTTACTGCAATACGTACCCGTGTGATTGCTGGCTAA
- a CDS encoding hypothetical protein (Phosphate transport regulator (distant homolog of PhoU)), with the protein MVNSGFLKRIMVVGEKHVLGEMTVYMDMAQEATSLLHEMLDTNPKRMLEINEKIRVLERKGDNYGMQLTHEITSGAISSNLMDNLLNLTDKCDDILDKTHYLSREIKRMNIDYKRSNGTAIMASSYRTFMTMIEKSQEAIKSVSTMFSDTNMDSLKNERKKIEVLEEAVDELKDNLIDEIYRNADSMHFLVYDHLMSLVHKIDDMVDDCEDISDILMNIILSVSK; encoded by the coding sequence ATGGTAAATTCTGGCTTTCTCAAGAGAATAATGGTGGTCGGCGAGAAGCACGTTCTTGGTGAAATGACCGTATACATGGATATGGCACAGGAGGCAACATCGCTGCTACATGAGATGCTGGACACTAACCCGAAAAGAATGCTTGAGATAAACGAGAAAATCAGGGTGCTTGAAAGGAAGGGGGACAACTATGGAATGCAACTGACGCATGAGATAACCAGCGGAGCCATAAGTTCAAACCTCATGGATAACCTGCTAAATCTTACCGATAAGTGTGATGACATACTTGATAAGACACACTACCTCAGCAGAGAGATAAAGAGGATGAACATCGATTACAAGAGAAGCAATGGAACAGCAATAATGGCATCATCCTACAGGACTTTCATGACAATGATTGAGAAGAGCCAGGAAGCCATAAAATCCGTTTCAACTATGTTCTCGGATACAAACATGGATTCTCTCAAGAACGAGAGGAAGAAGATCGAGGTTCTTGAGGAAGCTGTTGATGAACTTAAGGATAACCTCATTGACGAGATTTATCGAAATGCTGACAGCATGCACTTTCTCGTATATGACCACCTTATGAGCCTGGTCCATAAAATCGATGATATGGTCGATGACTGTGAGGATATTTCCGATATACTCATGAACATAATCCTGTCAGTGTCAAAATGA
- the rlmE gene encoding Ribosomal RNA large subunit methyltransferase E → MTDRRDSYYQKAKRENFRSRAVYKLREIENKFRIVNQGDTVLEIGSAPGGWTQYLTSIEGVRVVSVDRTPYDPVENSISIKRDIFSADIPELVAEAISSFGQEKFNAVVSDAMSNTSGNHSMDHASSYLICDRVLSLSLKFLYPGGNVLVKHFQGDMTRELIDKWSPNFRGHKVTTPKASRSGSREIYIIFFNLLNKSL, encoded by the coding sequence ATGACCGATCGACGGGACAGCTATTACCAGAAAGCGAAAAGAGAGAATTTCAGGAGCAGGGCAGTATACAAGCTCAGGGAAATTGAGAATAAGTTTCGTATAGTAAATCAAGGCGATACTGTACTAGAAATAGGTTCGGCTCCCGGAGGATGGACGCAGTACCTTACGTCGATTGAAGGGGTAAGGGTTGTTAGTGTGGATCGTACACCTTACGATCCGGTTGAAAATTCCATTTCAATAAAGAGGGACATATTTTCGGCGGACATCCCTGAACTGGTGGCAGAGGCCATATCTTCATTTGGTCAGGAAAAGTTCAATGCAGTTGTGTCTGATGCAATGTCAAATACCAGCGGTAACCACAGCATGGATCATGCTTCCTCATACCTGATATGCGATAGGGTGCTCAGTTTATCGTTAAAGTTTCTTTACCCGGGGGGAAACGTGCTTGTTAAGCATTTCCAGGGTGACATGACCAGAGAATTGATCGATAAATGGTCTCCCAATTTCAGGGGACACAAGGTTACGACACCAAAGGCATCAAGGTCCGGTAGCAGGGAAATTTACATAATTTTCTTCAATCTATTGAATAAATCCTTGTGA
- a CDS encoding 3-dehydroquinate dehydratase — protein MPIIAAEPVKIGRSDIGGRKTTIVTSIFSADSMSLLSRFNDGYYGKGLVYEIRYDLFHAKGKAELEKLISALNGMSLDFVFTYRFIDSREGKEMYDTAISLGAPAIDIDVSCINWIDLSRYRGTVIISTHDFNGGRVSHMLNGMMKFGGDIYKLASTYTDPHGFLLDLSDLYSFKKENRVPLSLVPMGMENSAFRLFSGYLLSDIVYASGESLSADGQLTRKEYEDFYKKF, from the coding sequence ATGCCCATAATCGCAGCTGAACCGGTTAAGATAGGAAGGTCAGATATTGGCGGAAGGAAGACAACCATAGTCACATCAATTTTTTCTGCTGACTCAATGTCTCTACTTTCAAGATTTAACGATGGGTATTACGGAAAAGGGCTAGTCTATGAAATAAGATATGATCTCTTCCATGCAAAGGGGAAGGCGGAGCTCGAAAAACTCATTTCCGCCCTCAATGGCATGTCCCTGGATTTTGTCTTCACGTACAGGTTTATCGACTCACGTGAGGGGAAGGAAATGTATGACACAGCCATTTCGCTAGGGGCTCCTGCAATAGATATAGATGTCAGTTGCATAAACTGGATAGACCTAAGCAGGTATAGAGGCACCGTGATCATATCGACACATGACTTCAACGGCGGCCGGGTATCACATATGCTCAATGGCATGATGAAATTTGGCGGTGACATCTACAAGCTGGCCTCAACCTATACAGATCCTCATGGATTTCTGCTGGATTTGTCCGACCTGTACTCATTCAAGAAGGAAAACAGGGTTCCGTTATCGCTGGTCCCAATGGGCATGGAGAACTCAGCATTCAGGCTATTTTCCGGATATCTTCTTTCAGACATAGTATATGCGAGCGGCGAATCCTTGAGCGCCGATGGACAGCTTACAAGGAAAGAATATGAGGATTTTTACAAAAAATTCTAA
- a CDS encoding inner membrane protein, whose translation MSILLFFVTVTIALFAILNPIGAVPTLVSLTQNYSPKEKNGVIRKSVLVASGMIIGFMLIGVYIFSVLGIDISDFKIAGGILLFKVAFDMLQGKTSNTKLTQAETDESQEKEAIGVVPIGTPLLAGPGTITTAIIYFNSLSVSIPEKGSVFLSVVIVMVLTYYILKFSTRIFDRVGKTGSLIISRIMGLLLAAIAVSFVISGISFIVTSSGLF comes from the coding sequence ATGTCCATCCTCCTCTTCTTTGTCACTGTCACCATCGCCCTGTTCGCCATCCTGAATCCAATAGGAGCAGTGCCGACTCTTGTTTCCCTGACGCAGAACTACAGCCCAAAGGAAAAGAACGGAGTGATAAGAAAGAGTGTCCTGGTAGCTTCCGGTATGATCATCGGGTTCATGCTGATCGGTGTTTACATATTCAGTGTACTCGGCATAGACATTTCTGACTTTAAGATTGCAGGAGGAATTCTGCTATTCAAGGTTGCGTTCGATATGCTTCAGGGAAAAACCTCTAACACCAAGCTGACGCAGGCCGAGACAGATGAATCGCAGGAGAAGGAAGCCATTGGCGTAGTTCCCATAGGTACACCACTTCTGGCTGGACCCGGGACAATAACCACTGCCATTATATATTTCAACTCACTGAGCGTTAGCATACCGGAAAAAGGAAGCGTTTTTCTCTCAGTGGTGATTGTGATGGTACTTACGTATTACATCCTCAAATTTTCAACAAGGATCTTTGACAGGGTCGGAAAGACCGGATCATTAATCATATCCAGAATAATGGGACTTCTCCTTGCTGCCATTGCGGTTAGCTTCGTGATCTCCGGAATCTCCTTTATCGTAACCTCTTCCGGCCTTTTTTAG
- a CDS encoding hypothetical protein (putative conserved protein) → MKWITREKAKVDRIACPWLISRFVDKDAEFIFVSKDRVMEVAREKNAIPFDVEGADLTHYKDHGEERVSFDSIIKKYGLKDSALLDFAEIVRGADASLPNPRRESAGLEAAALGFREIAGDDHENMKLQFPLYDALYQYCKLLAEKKTKLEHSAH, encoded by the coding sequence ATGAAATGGATCACAAGGGAGAAAGCGAAAGTTGACAGGATTGCCTGCCCCTGGCTCATAAGCAGATTTGTTGACAAGGACGCTGAATTCATATTTGTTTCAAAGGACAGGGTCATGGAGGTAGCCAGAGAGAAGAACGCAATACCTTTCGATGTGGAAGGTGCTGATCTCACGCACTACAAGGATCATGGAGAGGAGAGAGTGAGCTTTGATTCCATCATAAAGAAATACGGGCTGAAGGACAGTGCACTCCTCGACTTTGCGGAAATAGTGAGAGGGGCTGACGCATCTCTGCCAAATCCGCGGCGTGAGTCTGCCGGCCTGGAAGCAGCTGCACTTGGATTCAGGGAGATCGCCGGCGATGATCATGAAAACATGAAGCTTCAGTTTCCACTTTACGACGCACTTTACCAGTACTGTAAGTTACTGGCTGAGAAGAAAACCAAGCTGGAACACAGCGCTCACTGA
- a CDS encoding glycine cleavage system protein H — MFKVPGDLRYTKTHEWFKMDGDVMVVGITDYAQHQLTDIVYVDFPKPGAELSAGKPMLTIESVKSAEDVFSPATGKISEVNQAVVSKPEILNQDPYGNWLVKIKVANDSKMASLSSDEYKSLTAEN; from the coding sequence ATGTTTAAGGTACCGGGAGACTTGCGATACACAAAGACGCATGAATGGTTCAAAATGGACGGGGACGTAATGGTCGTTGGGATTACGGATTATGCCCAGCATCAGCTTACAGACATAGTCTACGTTGATTTTCCAAAGCCAGGAGCAGAATTGAGCGCAGGAAAGCCCATGTTGACCATTGAATCAGTAAAGTCTGCGGAAGATGTTTTTTCGCCAGCAACCGGAAAAATTAGCGAAGTGAATCAGGCAGTAGTATCGAAACCGGAAATCCTCAACCAGGACCCTTATGGTAACTGGCTCGTGAAGATAAAAGTCGCTAATGACTCAAAAATGGCATCCCTTTCATCTGATGAATATAAGAGCCTGACAGCCGAAAATTGA
- a CDS encoding 2'-5' RNA ligase — protein MRTFIACHVDRTLEINDLVRAAGTMKGVTPVSTPELHITLHFLGETSNEVAEEVVKAIGMIRYRKFTVEMVGIGFFPSESRPRVLYINVGAFPQALYSLLISSIGLTPDEKGFVPHITVARIHGPVKSTDLVKKYGKFNFGKADISELCYYRSDLKPHGPEYSLLGSVQLM, from the coding sequence TTGAGAACATTCATAGCATGCCATGTGGACAGGACTTTGGAGATTAATGATCTTGTACGTGCGGCGGGTACGATGAAAGGAGTCACACCAGTAAGTACGCCGGAACTGCACATAACCCTTCACTTTCTTGGAGAGACATCGAACGAAGTAGCTGAGGAGGTGGTTAAAGCCATCGGCATGATCAGGTATCGGAAATTCACAGTGGAAATGGTTGGAATCGGATTCTTCCCTTCAGAATCGCGGCCCAGGGTCTTATATATTAATGTTGGAGCATTTCCTCAGGCTTTATATTCCCTATTAATATCCAGCATTGGCCTTACCCCGGACGAAAAAGGATTTGTCCCGCACATAACTGTCGCGAGAATACATGGACCTGTAAAATCAACCGACCTCGTAAAAAAATATGGTAAATTCAATTTTGGAAAGGCAGATATCAGCGAACTGTGTTATTACAGGAGTGATTTAAAGCCCCATGGACCTGAATATAGCCTGCTTGGATCTGTTCAGCTGATGTAA
- a CDS encoding Lactaldehyde dehydrogenase: MDMDNNTFFTTLKKRFPDVLDIKDDIATFNMYIDGQWIGNNSKPVKDPDNNSTLCQVSVADLEQVDRALESAREKKEVMKNLSGDEKIAILERAADLLMASRELFVNALVKNVGKPLKEAEGEIDATIERLRRVKSDSQRIQGDFIPGEWAKPNRGRIAIIVREPVGVVLAIAPFNMPLFISYTKIIPALLAGNTVILRPPSLVPIAPIMMGKILEEAGLPGGALNIIPTSTDVASYLATRDEVDMITFTGSTDVGLKLTKISGIKRIHLELGGKAAALVLQDCSDVKSAAQNIVTGSTKFSGQRCDAISRVLVHESLEEGLTKEILSIVKKLRSGDLSAKETDIGPLIDSKAVARVDSLVKDAVEKGAKLLLGGKSRGNYYEPTVLANVPLSARIMWEETFGPVIPIHSFKKEDEAVEIINSSEYGLDNAIFTDDIRTAWRLGKKLESGEISINCFPSHGIGFFPFGGVKKSGLGREGISYSIDEFTNLKTMVYNVS; the protein is encoded by the coding sequence ATGGACATGGATAACAATACTTTTTTTACGACATTGAAGAAGAGGTTCCCTGATGTTCTTGACATCAAGGATGACATTGCAACATTTAATATGTACATAGATGGCCAATGGATAGGAAATAACAGTAAACCCGTCAAGGATCCAGATAACAATTCCACACTATGCCAGGTTTCGGTTGCGGACCTGGAACAAGTAGACAGGGCTCTGGAATCAGCACGGGAAAAGAAAGAAGTGATGAAGAACCTGAGCGGTGATGAAAAGATAGCAATCCTGGAAAGGGCGGCTGATCTTCTAATGGCCAGCAGGGAACTTTTTGTCAATGCCCTCGTAAAGAACGTGGGAAAACCTCTTAAGGAAGCCGAAGGTGAAATAGATGCAACAATAGAGAGACTGCGAAGGGTTAAGAGTGATTCCCAGCGCATCCAGGGTGATTTCATCCCTGGGGAATGGGCCAAGCCAAACAGGGGAAGAATCGCAATAATAGTGAGGGAACCAGTGGGAGTGGTTCTGGCCATAGCACCTTTCAACATGCCTCTGTTCATATCATACACCAAGATAATTCCCGCACTTCTTGCCGGTAACACTGTGATACTTCGCCCGCCGTCTCTTGTTCCCATAGCTCCGATAATGATGGGAAAGATACTCGAGGAGGCAGGCCTTCCTGGAGGTGCTTTGAATATAATTCCCACTTCTACAGATGTTGCGAGCTATCTGGCTACAAGGGACGAGGTAGACATGATAACTTTTACGGGGAGCACCGATGTTGGATTGAAATTGACCAAGATCTCGGGCATAAAACGCATACACCTGGAACTTGGGGGGAAAGCGGCCGCGCTTGTGCTGCAGGATTGCAGTGATGTCAAGAGTGCAGCTCAGAACATTGTTACGGGTTCAACTAAATTCTCAGGCCAGAGATGTGATGCAATAAGCAGGGTGTTGGTTCATGAATCCCTGGAAGAGGGTCTTACTAAAGAGATATTATCAATCGTGAAAAAACTCCGGAGTGGCGACCTATCAGCTAAGGAAACTGACATAGGGCCATTAATTGACTCCAAGGCAGTCGCAAGGGTGGACAGTCTGGTCAAGGATGCAGTTGAGAAGGGAGCTAAACTATTGCTTGGAGGGAAGTCGAGAGGCAATTATTATGAACCAACGGTACTGGCAAACGTTCCGTTAAGCGCCAGGATAATGTGGGAGGAAACGTTTGGCCCGGTAATACCGATCCATTCTTTCAAGAAAGAGGATGAGGCAGTGGAGATAATCAATTCCTCTGAATATGGCCTTGACAATGCCATTTTCACGGATGACATCAGGACAGCCTGGCGACTGGGCAAAAAACTGGAGAGTGGAGAAATATCCATAAACTGTTTTCCATCGCATGGAATCGGATTTTTCCCGTTTGGTGGGGTCAAAAAAAGCGGTCTTGGCAGGGAAGGAATAAGTTACAGCATAGACGAATTCACGAACCTGAAAACTATGGTGTATAACGTAAGCTGA
- a CDS encoding Phosphate transporter family protein: protein MITFPYVATIILAGVLTAFVAGNNLSAAVGTIIGSRITSRVIGIAIGILGFSMGLLLEGSALHSASANLLPHSYVLESYAFLVSFVLFIVAYFLRSPLSLTMVLVGVAIGLSIHHGYTVNGGFVILMVATWVLAPIGSILFAYLLNAQLQKKNFKNFWSEISYLKLILIVVSFLTAFTLGANTLGLIANMAGFDIWVITSMITGIVVGSIFLSRGIIKRVGEEMYLMRYSNALTSLLVSSVFVEIATLFSIPLSNTQTLTSSVLGTGMSYKTKAIFLRPFLIILATWVISPLAGLFLGFVI, encoded by the coding sequence ATGATCACGTTTCCATATGTAGCTACCATCATTCTTGCCGGAGTGCTCACGGCTTTTGTAGCTGGAAACAACCTTTCTGCAGCCGTTGGCACCATAATAGGGTCGAGAATAACCAGCAGGGTCATTGGAATTGCCATTGGCATTCTGGGGTTTTCCATGGGGCTCTTGCTCGAAGGTTCTGCCCTACATTCTGCTTCAGCCAACTTGCTGCCGCACTCCTACGTGCTTGAGAGTTATGCATTCCTTGTATCGTTTGTACTTTTCATAGTCGCATATTTCCTGAGATCCCCCCTTTCGCTGACCATGGTACTCGTCGGAGTGGCCATAGGACTCTCTATACACCATGGGTACACCGTAAACGGCGGCTTTGTGATCCTCATGGTAGCCACATGGGTTCTTGCCCCAATTGGTTCCATACTGTTTGCGTATTTGCTCAACGCCCAATTGCAAAAAAAGAATTTCAAGAACTTCTGGAGCGAGATTTCATACCTCAAGCTGATACTGATTGTAGTGTCATTCCTCACCGCATTTACGCTAGGTGCAAACACTCTTGGACTCATAGCCAACATGGCAGGCTTTGATATATGGGTTATAACATCAATGATTACAGGGATAGTTGTCGGATCAATCTTTCTCAGCAGAGGTATTATAAAGCGGGTTGGTGAGGAGATGTACCTCATGAGGTATTCCAATGCTCTAACCTCCCTGCTGGTGTCATCCGTGTTCGTAGAAATAGCAACACTTTTCAGTATTCCGCTGTCAAACACACAGACACTGACTTCAAGCGTCCTTGGAACTGGGATGTCTTATAAAACAAAGGCAATCTTTCTCCGGCCTTTCCTGATAATACTTGCCACCTGGGTTATATCCCCGCTCGCTGGTCTCTTCTTGGGATTTGTGATTTGA